A genomic segment from Nicotiana sylvestris chromosome 1, ASM39365v2, whole genome shotgun sequence encodes:
- the LOC104214096 gene encoding uncharacterized protein, which translates to MEWSPKYAANAYLDTLKLCSKHKQMCNSCETQEPECNEFISALAAGMSAKLIVEVTTEGSPSTVALAAAARQTGGKLVCIIPEPKLDKTQKVIQETGLNDMVEFKTGDPVEVLHNYENIDFSLVDRKTNDYDMLMEKLDVNPNRSVVVTNNVEGRKGMVGGKLKKMENKAKVRSLQHPIGKGLEVTMIGKSTEFGKKERISKSGCYAHLIRGEKKNGHQVVNKKSSDKSKWLFVVDEKSGEEHIYRMPKSSGP; encoded by the exons ATGGAATGGTCCCCAAAATATGCTGCAAATGCATATCTTGACACCCTCAAGTTG TGTAGCAAACACAAGCAGATGTgcaattcatgtgaaacacaagaACCAGAGTGCAACGAATTCATATCAGCCTTAGCAGCTGGGATGAGCGCCAAATTAATAGTAGAAGTCACAACCGAAGGATCTCCATCAACTGTGGCCTTAGCAGCAGCAGCTCGACAAACAGGAGGCAAATTAGTATGCATTATTCCAGAGCCAAAACTCGACAAAACACAAAAAGTAATTCAAGAAACAGGGCTAAATGACATGGTAGAATTCAAAACAGGAGACCCTGTTGAGGTCTTGCATAATTACGAGAACATAGATTTCTCGTTAGTCGATCGAAAGACGAATGATTATGACATGTTAATGGAAAAACTTGACGTTAATCCTAATAGATCAGTGGTTGTTACAAATAATGTAGAAGGGAGAAAAGGGATGGTAGgaggaaaattgaagaaaatggagAATAAGGCTAAGGTAAGATCACTTCAGCATCCTATTGGTAAAGGATTAGAGGTTACTATGATTgggaaaagcacagagtttggtAAGAAAGAAAGAATTAGCAAATCAGGATGTTATGCTCATTTAATAAGAGGAGAGAAAAAAAATGGTCATCAAGTAGTGAATAAGAAGAGTAGTGATAAAAGTAAATGGCTATTTGTGGTTGATGAAAAAAGTGGGGAAGAACATATATATAGGATGCCAAAATCATCTGGACCTTGA
- the LOC104214094 gene encoding cytochrome b561 and DOMON domain-containing protein At3g61750, producing MDGISRLLVLSIFFVILFGFQRGNMGTMAIDEDAKALCSVNLAEFLPPPYGGLENMVCQPVWNSFLLRYSQSKDNVITIVLSTIYTSGWIGMGFSPDGMMINSSCMVGWVTPAGQGKIKQYYVEGFTPSKIIPDKGELPLTSVPPIIYVQGATAYLAFQLKYPTPLKTQPILLAFSTKSPQHHHLTVHEDKTTIQFDFSSGTSFAATDTPTNYMSSKKTHGVLGILGWGLFSPFGAIFARYFRSQPLWYYFHVSAQFIGFILGLAGVVVGVQLNNRLQPHIPGHQGIGILILVLSILQVLAFFVRPDKDSKYRKYWNLYHGWVGRTALFFGAVNIVLGMHYAGAGEGWKIGYGFVLGSTMLACIILETLLRLKKLDEPTLPNYPTSSI from the exons atggatGGCATCTCAAGATTGTTGGTGCTGTCAATATTCTTTGTGATTTTGTTTGGTTTTCAAAGAGGGAATATGGGAACTATGGCCATTGATGAAGATGCAAAAGCGCTTTGTAGCGTTAATCTTGCAGAATTTCTTCCTCCTCCTTATGGTGGTCTTGAAAATATGGTTTGTCAACCTGTTTGGAACTCTTTCCTGCTACGT TACTCTCAGAGTAAAGATAATGTGATCACCATTGTGTTATCAACCATTTATACATCCGGATGGATAGGAATGGGGTTCTCCCCAGATGGAATGATGATCAATTCTAGCTGTATGGTTGGATGGGTGACTCCAGCAGGTCAAGGAAAAATCAAACAATATTATGTTGAGGGATTCACTCCCTCAAAAATCATACCAGACAAAGGAGAACTGCCATTGACAAGTGTTCCACCTATCATCTACGTTCAAGGTGCCACAGCTTACTTGGCCTTCCAATTGAAGTATCCAACTCCTCTAAAAACTCAACCAATCTTACTAGCTTTCTCCACCAAATCTCCTCAGCACCACCATCTCACTGTTCATGAGGACAAAACAACCATACAATTCGACTTCTCGTCAG GTACTTCATTTGCTGCCACTGATACACCTACTAACTACATGAGCTCAAAGAAGACCCATGGGGTGTTGGGTATATTAGGATGGGGACTATTCTCTCCCTTTGGAGCAATTTTTGCGAGATACTTTAGGAGCCAACCGTTATGGTACTACTTTCATGTATCTGCTCAATTCATAGGATTCATATTAGGACTTGCTGGAGTGGTTGTCGGAGTTCAACTCAACAACAGGCTGCAACCCCATATACCAGGACATCAAGGCATAGGCATTCTTATTCTTGTGCTTAGTATTCTTCAG GTTTTGGCATTCTTTGTAAGACCAGATAAAGACAGCAAGTATCGCAAGTACTGGAATCTGTATCATGGTTGGGTGGGCAGGACTGCTCTCTTCTTTGGAGCTGTGAACATAGTATTGGGGATGCATTATGCAGGCGCAGGGGAAGGATGGAAAATAGGCTATGGATTTGTTCTCGGTTCAACAATGTTGGCATGCATCATCTTGGAAACGTTGTTAAGGCTAAAGAAGTTGGATGAACCAACTCTTCCCAACTACCCTACGAGTTCAATCTAG